GACCGGGGCCGCGGCACGGATCCGCAGGGGCAGCGCTGTGGCCTGGCGGACCCCCACCGAGAACTCGAGCTCTGTGCCGGCTTCGAGTTCGTAGTCGGGGATCCTGCGGTGGAACTCTTCGAGCGCGACGCGCAGCTCGAGACGGGCGAGATGTGAGCCCAGGCAGCGGTGCGGACCGCTGCCGAACGCCAGGTGGCGGTTGGGCTGACGCTCGAAGTCGGCGATTTCGGGGTCGTGGAAACCGCGCGGGTCGGTGTTGGCCGCGCCCAGCACCACGGCGACGCTGTCGCCGGGAGCGATCTCCACACCTCCGATCTCGCCGGCCTCGCGCACGATTCTGAGGACGACCTGCACGGGTGTCTGGTGTCGGAGCAGTTCCTCCACAGCGGAGGAAATGATCTCGGGCCGCTCCACGATCGCACGTCGCCGGTCGGCGTGACGCGCCAGATAGGCGAAGGAGCAGTCGAGGGTCGCGGTCACGGTGTCGAGGCCGGCGAGGATCATCAGGAAGGAGATGTCGAGCATCTCCTCGTTCGTGACCGGGCGCCCGTCGATCTCCGAGGTGATGAGAGCGCTGAACAGGCCGTCGTCAGGATGGCGCCGCCGGTGCTCGATCGCCTCACCGAAGTACTCGTACATCGCCGCGCCGGCACGTGCACGCTCGGCGTTCTGCTCCTCGGCGGTGTCGCCGTCGGGGCGGACGATGCCCTCCTTGATCTCGAGGAACGTGGGGAGGTCCTCCAAGGGAAGTCCCATCAACCGCACGAAGATCGTCGAGGGGAGCGGCTCGGTGAACTCGGCGTGAAGGTCGCAGGTCTCCGAGGTCATCAACGGCTCGACGAGCTCGGCCACGAGCTTGCGGATGTCGTCCTCGAGCGCGGCCATCCGTGCCGCCGAGAAGTGGGGGTCGAGCATCCGCCGGTACCGCGCGTGGTCGGGCGGGTCGAGCTGGAGGGGAATGA
This Acidimicrobiia bacterium DNA region includes the following protein-coding sequences:
- a CDS encoding cytochrome P450 — protein: MADNHPNPWSILEPANAADPHAAYRDVRETCPVAHVSDVEQHTVFVLRDEHVRAVLRDPATFSSSMDAVHIGQDRPLIPLQLDPPDHARYRRMLDPHFSAARMAALEDDIRKLVAELVEPLMTSETCDLHAEFTEPLPSTIFVRLMGLPLEDLPTFLEIKEGIVRPDGDTAEEQNAERARAGAAMYEYFGEAIEHRRRHPDDGLFSALITSEIDGRPVTNEEMLDISFLMILAGLDTVTATLDCSFAYLARHADRRRAIVERPEIISSAVEELLRHQTPVQVVLRIVREAGEIGGVEIAPGDSVAVVLGAANTDPRGFHDPEIADFERQPNRHLAFGSGPHRCLGSHLARLELRVALEEFHRRIPDYELEAGTELEFSVGVRQATALPLRIRAAAPVV